The following are encoded in a window of Acropora muricata isolate sample 2 chromosome 6, ASM3666990v1, whole genome shotgun sequence genomic DNA:
- the LOC136920316 gene encoding uncharacterized protein produces MDLENVDPEVEAGGNVLKEDVSDTAEKAHESESIKSASYWNQIDKEELERERMEEEKKGKITEEELPKSGSARRAKEIFESKPQEKGKNTPLDLEILSGVTKATLRKYQENQTSDSSSSQREMEDLQEIKGGIAASHRDAFEKGKVSNVERSKGVAGEENLPTAGIASKTRASIEAGAVIRAEDRYVRETDVAEEMPTAGSASAVRRRFERKNEDDDKAKRRLSYEPQEGEAKGRLAMYMQSVEESTQKKQFPDEEDARPPPGAARGVRQMFEQDTVIHAEANRQDSWKEELPQSGSAKASKEALKAAAAKGYEKQQVEDEGLTVGKASSTRSRFEKGEFENRKLIDREEPIVSSVSAKEQMKQYTEAVQNQAPRRRTMDSEQEDLQAARGIALAVKANYEKEGAPHVETKRTIADEDFSGIQGRTKETTRDIESGGFIKETPKMVETEDFGVTQGLAKQTTHQIEKGELIKETHKMVVDEDFTGVSGIAKQTTQQIEKGELIKETHKMVEDEDFAGVSGVVKGTSDRINSGETIKEASDGNFDEGEVNGSMLENGVEH; encoded by the coding sequence GGAGgaagagaaaaaaggaaagatcACAGAGGAGGAACTACCGAAAAGTGGAAGCGCAAGACGAGCAAAGGAAATTTTTGAGTCGAAACCACAGGAGAAGGGTAAGAATACACCACTGGATTTGGAGATTCTTTCTGGTGTTACTAAAGCCACTTTGAGGAAATACCAGGAGAATCAGACCTCTGACTCGTCTTCTAGTCAACGAGAGATGGAGGATCTTCAAGAAATAAAGGGTGGAATAGCTGCTTCCCACAGAGACGCCTTCGAAAAAGGCAAAGTGAGCAATGTAGAGAGAAGCAAAGGTGTCGCAGGGGAGGAGAACTTACCAACGGCTGGTATCGCGTCCAAGACCCGCGCAAGCATTGAGGCAGGAGCTGTCATCCGCGCGGAAGACCGATACGTTCGTGAGACGGATGTGGCCGAAGAAATGCCGACGGCTGGTTCGGCTTCGGCAGTCCGCCGAAGATTTGAACGTAAAAATGAAGATGACGACAAGGCGAAGAGGAGATTAAGTTATGAACCTCAGGAGGGTGAAGCAAAAGGGCGATTGGCAATGTACATGCAAAGTGTGGAGGAGTCCACACAGAAAAAACAGTTTCCAGATGAAGAGGATGCACGACCTCCTCCTGGAGCAGCGCGTGGTGTTCGGCAGATGTTTGAACAGGATACAGTCATTCACGCCGAAGCAAATCGTCAGGATTCGTGGAAAGAGGAACTTCCCCAGTCGGGTTCAGCGAAAGCTAGCAAAGAGGCGCTCAAAGCAGCCGCCGCCAAAGGCTATGAGAAACAGCAAGTGGAGGACGAGGGTTTAACGGTAGGGAAAGCGTCATCAACTAGATCTCGTTTCGAAAAGGGAGAATTCGAAAATCGGAAGCTCATTGATCGAGAGGAGCCTATCGTATCCTCTGTGTCTGCAAAGGAGCAAATGAAACAATACACAGAAGCGGTGCAAAATCAAGCTCCAAGAAGGAGAACCATGGATAGCGAGCAGGAAGATCTACAGGCAGCCAGAGGGATAGCTTTAGCTGTCAAGGCAAACTATGAAAAGGAAGGCGCTCCACACGTGGAAACCAAGCGAACTATTGCAGACGAAGACTTCTCGGGTATCCAGGGCCGTACGAAAGAAACCACCCGAGACATCGAATCTGGTGGCTTCATCAAAGAGACGCCCAAGATGGTGGAAACTGAGGACTTTGGAGTAACCCAGGGGCTTGCTAAACAAACTACACACCAGATTGAAAAAGGCGAATTAATCAAGGAGACCCATAAAATGGTGGTGGACGAAGATTTTACTGGCGTTTCCGGTATTGCTAAACAAACGACACAGCAAATTGAAAAGGGCGAGTTAATCAAGGAAACTCACAAAATGGTAGAAGACGAAGATTTCGCCGGCGTATCAGGGGTGGTCAAAGGAACAAGCGACCGCATCAATAGTGGAGAAACGATTAAGGAGGCTTCTGATGGTAACTTTGACGAGGGCGAAGTAAATGGCTCCATGTTGGAAAATGGAGTTGAGCACTGA